One window of the Wolbachia endosymbiont of Ctenocephalides felis wCfeJ genome contains the following:
- the pyrF gene encoding orotidine-5'-phosphate decarboxylase: MNPIVCALDTQDLNEAISLANALRDKVGMIKLGLEFFAAHGPSGVREIAKCNIPIFLDLKLHDIPNTVAKTVEAIKALGVEILTLHISGGTRMLKEALSVVKNTKMKLIGVTVLTSMSDEDLGELGMTRETKSQVILLAKLAEKVGMHGIVCSALEAQEVRKECGKDFKIITPGIRVGPSHDDQKRTATPKEAVNSGADYIVIGRPITKNSSPANSAELILKSLI; the protein is encoded by the coding sequence ATGAACCCAATAGTATGTGCACTGGACACGCAGGATTTGAATGAAGCCATATCTTTGGCTAATGCCCTGCGTGACAAAGTTGGAATGATAAAGCTGGGGTTAGAGTTTTTTGCTGCTCATGGTCCTTCTGGGGTAAGAGAAATTGCAAAATGCAATATACCAATTTTCTTAGACCTGAAATTGCATGATATTCCAAACACTGTAGCTAAAACGGTTGAAGCAATAAAGGCTTTAGGTGTTGAAATACTAACACTGCATATCAGCGGTGGCACAAGAATGCTAAAGGAAGCTCTAAGTGTGGTGAAAAATACAAAAATGAAACTGATAGGGGTAACTGTGCTAACTAGTATGAGCGATGAAGATCTAGGCGAGCTTGGAATGACAAGAGAAACAAAATCACAGGTAATTTTGCTGGCAAAGCTTGCAGAAAAAGTTGGAATGCATGGAATAGTTTGCTCTGCATTAGAAGCTCAGGAAGTGCGTAAAGAGTGTGGTAAGGATTTTAAGATTATTACTCCGGGAATTCGTGTGGGCCCCAGCCATGATGACCAAAAAAGAACGGCAACGCCAAAAGAAGCGGTGAATTCAGGAGCCGATTATATCGTGATCGGTAGACCTATTACAAAAAATAGCAGTCCTGCAAATAGTGCAGAATTAATATTAAAATCACTTATTTAA
- a CDS encoding valine--tRNA ligase, whose amino-acid sequence MLEEKYSFKEVEDKYNILWENSKVYQWNGEKDNTFTIDTPPPTISGKLHIGHIFSYCHTDFIARFQRMLGKDIFYPIGFDDNGLPTERLVEQTYKTRAKEVGREKFVEMCHEVIEKSKQEFKELFKSVGISYDWSLEYHTISKETVTLSQMSFIDLYNKGYAYRKMQPILWDPVDKTAIAQAEIEDKVFESSLNTIVFSTEENEQIKIATTRPELLPACVAVFCHPEDARYTHLIGKTATVAITEEKVPIIADDKVKIDKGTGLVMCCTFGDELDIYWQQKHNLPMKIVIDQDGRMNLRDVIPVRGQKKEEWIPVSATQMTGDILNEISGLKVKEARKRMIEILTERGLLIESTNISHSVKCAERSGAPLEILPTYQWFIKTLDQKVQVLDKVKECNWHPNNMRKRMEVWIEGLNWDWCISRQRYFGVPFPAWYSKRKGEEGKIILPEVKDLPVDPLKDLPKGYRKEEVTPDQDVMDTWATSAITPQLNALAVSGEFCLPGHRYDKIFPADLRSQSHEIIRTWAFYTILKAHYHANSLPWKNIMISGWCLADDKKKMSKSKGNVITPHVMLDTYGADVVRYWAANSKLGVDTVYSENIFRIGKRLVTKLWNASKFVSMFIEKHQTLSINSVSETMDKWILSKLYKVIEKATNSLLQFEYCEALGAAEEFFWKDFCDNYLELAKKRAYGDGINSEASLSAKQSLAYVLNIILRLFAPFLPYITEEIYHQLYSYNSVHNKSNWPSKEELIYDKHSEEMGDNLVQILNLVRKVKADNNVSVKHLIKKLTIKANLQESKLDQSAQNDLQTVCNAEVIKWSEDLQSGLESENGKFFVSAEL is encoded by the coding sequence ATGTTAGAAGAAAAGTACAGCTTTAAAGAAGTTGAAGACAAATATAACATATTGTGGGAAAACAGCAAAGTTTATCAATGGAATGGTGAAAAGGATAATACTTTCACTATAGACACACCTCCGCCGACGATATCGGGGAAATTGCATATCGGCCATATATTTAGTTATTGCCACACGGATTTTATTGCAAGGTTTCAGCGCATGCTCGGGAAAGATATATTTTATCCAATTGGATTTGACGATAATGGACTTCCTACCGAAAGATTGGTTGAACAAACCTATAAAACCCGTGCAAAAGAGGTTGGCAGAGAGAAGTTTGTAGAGATGTGTCATGAAGTTATTGAAAAGTCAAAGCAAGAATTCAAGGAATTATTTAAATCAGTCGGTATCAGCTACGATTGGAGTTTGGAGTATCACACAATCAGCAAAGAAACTGTGACGCTTTCTCAAATGTCGTTTATCGATCTATATAATAAGGGGTATGCATACAGGAAAATGCAACCTATCCTTTGGGATCCGGTTGACAAAACTGCAATTGCGCAAGCAGAAATAGAAGATAAAGTTTTTGAATCATCTTTAAATACGATAGTTTTTTCCACCGAGGAAAACGAGCAGATCAAAATTGCAACTACACGTCCTGAGCTCCTTCCAGCATGTGTTGCAGTTTTCTGCCATCCAGAAGATGCGCGCTACACTCACTTGATTGGAAAAACAGCTACAGTAGCAATAACAGAGGAAAAAGTTCCAATTATAGCTGATGATAAGGTAAAAATAGATAAAGGCACCGGGCTTGTTATGTGCTGTACATTTGGTGACGAACTCGACATATATTGGCAACAAAAACACAACTTGCCGATGAAAATTGTCATCGATCAGGATGGAAGAATGAACCTGCGTGATGTCATTCCAGTGCGTGGTCAGAAAAAGGAAGAATGGATCCCAGTGTCAGCTACTCAGATGACAGGCGATATACTAAATGAAATAAGTGGCTTAAAGGTTAAAGAAGCAAGAAAGAGGATGATCGAAATCCTAACTGAAAGAGGACTTTTGATAGAGAGCACTAACATCTCTCATTCTGTTAAGTGTGCAGAAAGATCTGGTGCACCGCTTGAAATATTACCTACTTATCAATGGTTTATCAAGACCTTAGATCAAAAAGTTCAAGTATTAGATAAAGTAAAAGAGTGCAATTGGCATCCAAACAACATGCGTAAACGTATGGAAGTGTGGATAGAAGGGCTAAATTGGGACTGGTGCATTTCAAGACAGCGCTATTTTGGTGTGCCATTTCCGGCGTGGTATTCAAAACGCAAAGGAGAGGAGGGCAAAATCATCCTACCTGAAGTAAAGGACCTTCCTGTGGATCCGCTCAAAGACTTGCCAAAAGGGTATCGCAAAGAAGAGGTTACTCCAGATCAAGATGTGATGGATACTTGGGCTACAAGTGCGATCACTCCTCAATTAAATGCACTGGCAGTAAGCGGTGAATTTTGTTTGCCAGGTCATCGCTATGACAAGATATTTCCTGCAGACCTGCGCAGCCAAAGCCATGAGATAATAAGAACTTGGGCATTTTATACGATTTTAAAGGCACATTATCATGCAAATTCACTACCGTGGAAAAATATTATGATCAGCGGTTGGTGTTTGGCTGACGATAAAAAAAAGATGAGTAAATCAAAAGGTAACGTCATCACTCCTCATGTAATGCTTGATACCTATGGAGCTGATGTAGTGCGCTATTGGGCAGCAAATTCAAAGCTTGGAGTTGATACAGTCTACTCTGAGAATATATTCAGAATTGGCAAGCGCCTCGTTACAAAACTTTGGAATGCCAGCAAGTTTGTCTCCATGTTTATAGAAAAGCATCAAACTTTAAGCATAAATTCCGTCAGTGAGACGATGGATAAATGGATATTGTCTAAGTTGTACAAAGTTATAGAAAAAGCAACAAACAGCCTATTACAGTTTGAGTATTGCGAAGCTTTGGGTGCAGCAGAGGAATTTTTCTGGAAGGATTTTTGTGATAATTACTTGGAGCTCGCAAAAAAACGTGCATATGGCGATGGAATAAATAGTGAAGCAAGCTTGAGTGCAAAACAGAGTTTGGCATATGTATTAAATATTATTTTGCGATTATTTGCACCTTTTTTGCCATATATTACGGAAGAGATATACCATCAGTTGTATAGTTATAACTCCGTACATAATAAAAGTAATTGGCCAAGTAAGGAAGAACTTATCTATGATAAGCATTCTGAAGAAATGGGAGACAACCTCGTGCAGATATTAAACCTCGTGAGGAAAGTAAAGGCAGATAATAATGTATCAGTAAAACATTTGATAAAAAAATTGACGATAAAAGCAAACCTGCAAGAGAGTAAGCTGGACCAATCTGCGCAGAACGATCTACAAACGGTTTGCAATGCTGAAGTAATAAAGTGGAGTGAGGATTTACAATCAGGACTTGAATCTGAAAATGGGAAATTTTTTGTCAGTGCAGAGCTATAA
- a CDS encoding phage major capsid protein, translating to MSLTDITCRINELASSWEQFKTINDRRLKEIENKGRADSATIEQMCKINSNIDNCKERLDLIETAVQRPEISTDFNTSDKYFSDYVRKGIERGLSQKALSGDDGDIGGYLVTPHIVKRINKRVTDSSPMRQICSTQRISTETLDYIVEDCDYASAGWSGETVDDEDGGSKSKYDFAKDTDTPKIQKISITTYELYAQPQISQKLLDDAFVDVESWLVEKIAETFSKEENEAFIKGEGAFQPKGILAYKDGNSYNKIEQVKADKLDSDAVMMLYYSLDEYYFKNASFLMNRSTLKDIRLLKSQTGQYLWQPSLSLEAPDTLMGIPVYQSADMPPATNKLPVIAIADFKQAYKIVDSRGMRILRDPYTNKPYVRFFITRRVGGEVVNTSAIKLFKVTSSSNK from the coding sequence ATGTCACTCACCGATATTACTTGTCGTATTAATGAATTGGCTTCATCATGGGAGCAATTCAAAACAATAAATGATCGCAGGCTCAAAGAAATTGAAAACAAAGGGCGCGCTGATTCTGCGACAATTGAGCAGATGTGCAAGATAAATAGTAATATTGATAATTGTAAAGAACGCTTAGATTTAATTGAAACTGCTGTTCAACGTCCAGAAATCAGTACAGATTTTAACACAAGTGATAAATATTTTTCTGATTATGTCCGCAAGGGAATAGAAAGAGGTTTATCGCAAAAAGCTCTCAGTGGAGATGATGGAGATATTGGGGGATATTTAGTTACTCCACATATCGTGAAACGCATAAACAAGCGTGTGACTGATTCATCTCCAATGCGGCAAATATGTTCCACTCAAAGAATCTCTACTGAAACATTAGACTATATTGTAGAAGACTGTGACTATGCTAGTGCAGGTTGGAGTGGTGAAACAGTAGATGATGAAGATGGTGGCAGTAAATCTAAGTATGATTTTGCAAAAGACACAGATACGCCTAAAATTCAAAAGATTTCCATCACAACTTATGAGTTATACGCTCAACCTCAAATATCGCAAAAGCTGCTTGATGATGCGTTTGTCGATGTTGAAAGCTGGCTAGTGGAAAAGATTGCCGAGACTTTTAGTAAGGAAGAAAACGAAGCCTTCATTAAAGGTGAGGGCGCTTTTCAACCCAAAGGAATTCTAGCTTATAAAGATGGAAACAGTTATAATAAAATAGAGCAAGTTAAGGCTGATAAACTTGATAGTGATGCGGTAATGATGTTGTATTACTCTCTGGATGAATATTATTTCAAAAATGCATCGTTTTTGATGAATAGAAGTACATTGAAAGATATTAGGCTGCTTAAATCTCAAACAGGTCAATATCTTTGGCAACCAAGTTTATCGTTGGAAGCCCCAGATACTTTAATGGGAATACCAGTATATCAATCTGCCGATATGCCACCTGCAACAAACAAGCTGCCGGTAATTGCAATAGCGGATTTTAAACAAGCTTATAAAATCGTAGATAGTAGAGGGATGAGAATACTGAGAGACCCTTATACGAATAAACCTTATGTTAGATTCTTTATCACGAGGCGTGTCGGTGGAGAGGTTGTGAATACCAGCGCTATTAAATTGTTCAAGGTTACAAGTTCAAGCAATAAGTAG